Proteins encoded together in one Miscanthus floridulus cultivar M001 chromosome 16, ASM1932011v1, whole genome shotgun sequence window:
- the LOC136511315 gene encoding uncharacterized protein, protein MKRLTKVLMDGGSGLNFMYAKMLDAMGIDRSCIQPTRAPFRGIMPGKQAMPLGMETLTFKAVGFHRTYHAILGHPCYAKFMAVPNYTYLKLKIAGPYGVITISTSLQHSYLCKVECCEHTTAIVASKELAAIREEVIEEAPDPKWSARSFEPIEGAKEGLIDPSGSKGKVLRIDTTLCSK, encoded by the exons atgaagcgactcaccaaggtgctgatggatggaggcagcggcctaaACTTCATGTACGCTAaaatgctcgatgccatgggcatcgaccgatcgtgCATCCAGCCAACCAGGGCGCCTTTCCGCGGCATCATGCCTGGAAAGCAGGCTATGCCActtgg gatggagacccttaccttcaaggCGGTCGGGTTCCAtaggacctaccacgccatcctaggacatccatgctatgcgaagttcatggccgtccccaactacacttatctgaagttgaagattgCTGGTCcatatggggtcatcaccatcagcacctccttgcAGCACTCCTACTTGtgcaaggtcgagtgctgcgaacacaccacggcaattgtcgcctccaaagagcttgcggccatcagagaggaggtcatcgaagaagcgcccgaccctAAGTGGTCGGccaggtcttttgagcctatagagggcgccaaggagggtctcatagaccccagcggctccaagggcaaagtgttgCGCATCGACACTACGCTTtgctctaaatag